CATCGAGTACGCACAAGCGCACGTCAAGGCTTAAGTTCCAAGGATTTCAGGAGAACCGCTTGAGTTCACGCAACCGCCGTGTCGTCGTCACCGGCCTGGGTTGCATTTCTCCGATCGGCAATACCATTGCCGAGGCGTGGGAAGCAGCACTGGCTGGCAAGTCGGGCATTGCCAACATCACCAAGTTTGACGCCTCGTCCTTTTCGACCCGCTTCGCGGGCGAAGTGAAGAACTTCAACGTCGAGGATTACCTGCCGGGCAAGGAAGGCCGCCACATGGATGCGTTCATCCATTACGGCATGGCCGCCGGCATCCAGGCGTTGCAGGATTCGGGACTGGTCGTCACCGAGGACAATGCCGACCGTATCGGCGTGGTCGTGGGCTCGGGCATCGGCGGCCTGCCGATGATCGAAGAGACCAAGGCGGAGTACGACAGCCGCGGCCCGCGCCGCATCTCGCCGTTCTTCGTGCCGGCCTCGATCATCAACATGATCTCGGGCGACCTGTCGATCAAGTTCGGCCTGCGCGGCCCCAACCTGGCGATCGTGACGGCCTGTACCACCGGCCTGCACTGCATCGGCCAGGCGGCGCGCCTGATCGAATACGGCGACGCCGACGTGATGATCGCCGGCGGCGCGGAATCGACCGTGTCGCCGCTGGGCCTGGGCGGCTTCGCCTCGGCGCGCGCCCTGTCGGCACGCAACGACGATCCGGCCACCGCATCGCGTCCGTGGGACCGCGACCGCGACGGCTTCGTGCTGGGCGAGGGCGCCGGCGTGATGGTGCTGGAAGAGTACGAGCACGCCAAGGCGCGCGGCGCCAAGATCTATGCGGAAGTCGTCGGCTTCGGCATGAGTGCGGACGCCAACCACATCACCGCACCGCTGGAAGACGGCAGCGGCGCCTCGCGCTGCATGGTGTCGGCGATGCAATATGCCGGCATTAATCCGGACCAGGTGCAGTACGTGAACGCGCACGGCACTTCGACCCCGGTGGGCGATGCGGCGGAAGTGAAGGGCATCAAGCGCACCTTCGGCGACCATGCGAACAAGCTGATCGTCAATTCCACCAAGTCGATGACCGGCCACCTGCTGGGCGGCGCCGGCGGCTTGGAATCGGTGTTCACGGTGCTGGCGATCCACAATCAGGTGTCGCCGCCGACCATCAACATCTTCAACCAGGACCCGGAATGCGACCTGGACTTCTGCGCCAACACGGCGCGTGACCTGAAGATCGATTACGCGGTCAAGAACTCGTTCGGCTTCGGCGGCACCAACGGTACCCTGGTCTTCGCCAAGATCTGAATCAAGCGACGACTTGTAGGTCTGAACTACGCAACGCCCGCTCCTGTCAAAGGAGCGGGCGTTTGTTTTTCTACGGCCGTTTTTGCAGCCCTGCTTTGCAGCCCTGGTTTGCAGCCCTGATTTACAGCCTTGTTTTCGCCGCGCTTCACCGCGCTGCGGCCTCGCTTCCTTTCATCAGGATCTCCCATGTCGATCGCGGTTTCCGTCGTTGTCGCGCCTTCGCGCATCCATCGCCTGTTGCTCGGCGGCTGTGCCCTGGTGCAGCTGGGAACGGCCTTCGCCACGGGGCCGTTGGCCTCCGGGAAGGTGCTGGGTGCACCCTGGATTGCCCTGTTGCCTTCGCTCGGGGCGGCGCTGTTTGCGTTGGCCGTGGCGCGCCGTCCAAAGACGCACCGGATTGATATTTCTGGAACCGGCGACCTACGCGTGACGGTACAACAGGACGTGGGCGCAGCGAGCGTGGACGGCGCCGCGGCAAGCTTGCTGCCGGGCTCGGTCGTGTGGCCGGTGCTGGTCGTGCTGCGCTACGGCGTCCCCGGCGCACCGGCGTCGACCTTGCCGGTGTGGCGCGACAGCGTCGATGCGGCGGGCTGGCGTGCGCTGGCGGTCGCGCTCGCCGTAATCGGACGCCGTACCGATGCCGGGATGGCGTCCGACAAAATACGATGAACTTATGTAGCGGGCCGACTCTTAGGGTAATAGGGCGCCTCGCCAACGACGCAGCCAACGGGACCTGTTCAGTGACGACCGAACGCGAGTGTGATCAATTGTTGGTCGAGCGCGTCCAGGCTGGCGAGCGCCGGGCGTTCGATCTGCTGGTGGCGAAGTACCAGCGCCGCCTGATGCGGCTGGTGTCGCGCCTCGTGCACGATCCGGCCGAGGCGGAAGACGTGGTGCAGGAAACCTTCATCAAGGCGTTCCGCGCACTGCGCCACTTCCGCGGCGATTCCGCGTTCTATACCTGGTTGTACCGGATCGGCATCAACACAGCGAAGAATTTCCTGGTCACGCAGGGCCGGCGCGCACCGACGTCGACCGAAACCGATGCCGAACGCGCGGAAGGATTTGACGATGCGGACAGCTTGCGCGACATTAATACACCCGAGTCCGTATTGGCGAGCAAGCAGATCGCGTACACGGTCAATGCCGCGATGGAGGCATTGCCGCTGGAATTGCGGACGGCAATCGTCCTGCGCGAGATCGAAGGTTTGAGTTACGAAGAAATATCTGAAGTGATGGCGTGTCCAATCGGTACAGTGCGCAGTCGGATTTTCCGGGCGCGTGAAGTCATTGCCGAAAAATTGCGGCCCTTGCTCGACATCTCGGCGGAAAAACGCCGCTGAGAAGGCAGGACGTCGGGCGCGGGCCGCCGGTGGGGGAAGGCGCAGCATGGCTGGACTGCGTGCGTACGCCGGCAATGATCGATATTGACAGGGATCGAGGAAAACCGTGGCAAGCGCTGGCGATGATGGCTGGAGCGGCCAATCCGGGAATCGCCGCCGCGCCGAATGGGGCGCGGCGCCGGTTCCGGCATTTCCGCCAGCACCGCAGCAGGATGATACCTTGATGACCCGACGTAATGGAACGACCATGGACACGAACAAAAAGAATCGCGAACACATCTCGGCCTTCGGCGACGGCGAGATCGGCGCTGCCGACCTGGAGCTGGCGCTGGCGGCTCTCGACCTGCCCGAGGGCCGCCAGGCCTGGGAGTTGTACCACCATATCGGCGACGTGTTGCGCGCCCAGGCCACGCCGGACCTGTCCTCCGGCTTCGGTGCATGCCTGGCCGAAAAACTGGCCGCCGAACCGCTGCCGGGCAAGCGCGCAGCGGCAGCCGCGTCCGGACTGGCCGCGGAGCAGACGGACATCGCCGCCGCCGGGCAGCGCTGAGCGGGCGAGCGCCGTTGCCATCTCCAGCCGGGTGCGCCGGATGCGCGCTGCGCATCCATGCGGCGGCCTGGCGATCTTGCCGGCAGGCGGCCTCGCCGCCATACATCTTCCCAGACGTCTTGCGCCGCATATCGCGGCGCCGCCGGCCACCCGGTGCCGGAGCGGCGCACGCGTGTTCCGTGCCAACGCGACAATATTGCTCTTTTGCCTTACCATGGAGTGACTACAGCCTTCAACTTGCCCTTACCGATTAAGTCATGACCAGTAAAACTGCCAGCACCATCCTGTCGGCCCTCCTGTTCGCGGGCGCGGGCCTCGCGTTTTCCCCGGCGGCCCTGGCCGCTCCCGTCGCCACCGGCACCGTCGCCGGCCTGCCGGATTTCGCCGACCTGGTCGACCGGGTCGGCCCGGCGGTGGTCAACATCCGCACCACCGAGCGCGTGCGCCTGGGCCAGGGCGGCGCCGGCGCAGGTGGTGATGAGGAAATGCAGGAATTCCTGCGCCGCTTCTTCGGCGGCCAGATGGCGCCGCGCGGGCGCCGCGGCGCGCCCCAGCAGCAACAGGAAGAAGAACAGGTGCAGCGCGGCGTCGGTTCCGGCTTCATCATTTCCGAGGACGGCTACGTGCTGACCAATGCCCACGTGGTCGAAGGCGCCGACGAAGTCACTGTGACGCTGACCGACCGCCGCGAATTCAAGGCCAAGGTGCTGGGCGCCGACCGCCGCAGCGACGTGGCCCTGCTGAAGGTCGAGGGCCGCAACCTGCCGTTCGTGCGCACCGGCGATTCCAATAAGATCCGCGTCGGCGAATGGGTGATTGCGATCGGTTCGCCGTTCAACCTGGAAAATACGGTCACCGCCGGCATCATCTCGGCCAAGCAGCGCGATACCGGCGAATACCTGCCGCTGATCCAGAGCGACGTCGCGGTCAACCCCGGCAACTCGGGCGGCCCGCTGATCAATATGCGCGGCGAGGTCATCGGCATCAATTCGCAGATCGCGACCCTGTCCGGCGCCTACAACGGCATCTCGTTCGCCGTGCCGATCGACGAGGTGCTGCGCGTGTCCGACCAGATCCGCAAGACCGGCAAGGTCACGCGCGGGCGCCTGGGCGTGCAGATCAGCGAAGTCACGCGCGACGTCGCCGAATCGCTCGGCCTGGGCCGCGCGCGCGGCGCCGAGGTGGCGATGGTCGAGCCGGGCGGCCCGGCCGACAAGGCCGGCGTCAAGGTCGGCGACATCATCCTGAAGTTCAACGGCGCCGATATCGAGAAGAGCACCGACCTGCCGCGCCAGGTGGGCGCTTCGGCCGTCGGCAGCCGCGCCAACGTCAGCGTGTGGCGCCGCGGCAGCCAGATCGAACTGCCGGTGACCATCGTCGAGCTGCAGGAAGAAAAATCGCCGGGCGCGCGCCCGACGCCGAAGAAGCCGGCGCCCGAGCAGGCGCCCAACGCGCTCGGCCTGCACGTGTCCGACCTGTCGGCGGCGCAGAAGCGCGATTTGAAGATCGACGCCGGCGTGATGGTCGACGCCGCCGAAGGCCGCGCAGCCTCGGCCGGCATCCGCCAGGGCGATATGGTGCTGCAGATGAACAATGTCGAGATCACCGGCGCGGCCCAGTTCAACGGCCTGGTGGCCAGGCTCGATCCGAAGAAGCCGGTGGCCCTGCTGGTGCGGCGCGAAAACGCGTCGCAGTACCTGGTCATCAAGCCGCGTTCCTGACGCGGTGGGGGTGCCTCTGCGCGACACCGTGGCCGGGGAGGGCGGCGCTGCACACGGTGGCGCCGCGGCGGCGTTCACGCTGTATTCGCGCAACTGGTGCCACCTGTGCGACGACATGCTGGCCGCGCTGCACGCCTTCATGGCGCGCCGGGACCGGCCCTGTACGGTCGACGTGATCGACATCGATGCCGATCCGGCCCTGGCGGCGCGCTTCGACGAACTGGTGCCGGTGCTGTACGGCGATCCGGCCGGCCCGGAAATCTGCCACTACTTCCTCGACGAAGCCGCGCTGCGCCGTCATCTGGGCCTGCCCGCCGGCGCATGAGCGGCACCATGTGTCGCATTGAGGCCACCTCTCCCCATCCCGGATGGTCTTGGCACTGTGCAATAGTCTTCCATACAGCGCCGCCTGCGTTCGAGGAATGAACCGACACGGCCGCCTACGGCGATCGCCGCCCACATTCCGGGCTTTCTGCTTCGAAATCCGTTAAAATGGAAAGCTTGGGAGCGTATTTGCAGGCGTAAAACGTGCTGGCGTAAAACAGCACCGCCGCTACACCGCTCTCCACAGGCGCTTGCCCGGGCTCGCCCGCAGCAGCGCTTTTTTCGCGTTCTTCGCGCTCTTTCAGATAGTCGCCGGCCGCCTGCGTGCCGGCCTGGCCGCGTGCCGCTCTTTTTGGTTTTGAGTTTTGTTAATGAAAAACATACGTAACTTTTCCATCATCGCCCACATCGACCACGGCAAATCGACCCTGGCGGACCGCATCATCCAGCTGTGCGGTGGCTTGTCCGAGCGCGAAATGGACGCGCAGGTGCTCGACTCGATGGACCTGGAGCGCGAGCGCGGCATCACCATCAAGGCCCAGACCGCGGCCCTGCAATACAAGGCGCGTGACGGCGAGGTCTACAACCTGAACCTGATCGATACCCCCGGCCACGTCGACTTCAGCTATGAAGTCTCGCGTTCGCTGTCGGCCTGCGAAGGCGCGCTGCTGGTGGTCGACGCCTCCCAGGGCGTGGAAGCGCAAACGGTGGCCAACTGCTACACCGCGCTCGACCTGGGCGTGGAAGTGGTGCCGATCCTGAACAAGATCGACCTGCCGCACGCCGACCCGGACAATGCCAAGAAAGAGATCGAGGACGTCATCGGCATCGACGCCAGCGACGCCACCACCTGCTCGGCCAAGACCGGCCTGGGCGTGGAAGACGTGCTGGAAACCCTGATCGCCAGGGTGCCGCCGCCCGAGGGCGACCCGGACGCGCCGCTGCAGGCGCTGATCGTCGACTCGTGGTACGACCCGTACGTGGGCGTGGTGATGCTGGTGCGCGTGGTCAACGGCACCCTGCGTCCGAAAGACAAGATCCTCCTGATGGCCACCGAATCGGTGAACCTGGTCGAGAACATCGGCGTCTTCACGCCGCGCTCGGTGTCGCTGCCGGAACTGAAGGCGGGGCAAGTCGGCTTCATCATCGCCGGCATCAAGGAATTGACGGCGGCCAAGGTCGGCGATACCGTCACCCTGGCCAACAAACCGGCGCCGGCGCCGCTGCCGGGCTTCAAGGAAGTCCAGCCGCAGGTGTTCGCCGGCCTGTTCCCGGTGGAGGCCAACCAGTACGACGCGCTGCGCGATTCGCTGGAAAAGCTCAAGTTGAACGACGCCGCCCTGATGTACGAACCGGAAGTGTCACAGGCGCTCGGCTTCGGCTTCCGCTGCGGCTTCCTGGGCCTGCTGCACATGGAGATCGTGCAGGAGCGCCTGGAGCGCGAATTCGACATGGACCTGATCACCACCGCGCCGACCGTGGTGTACGAGGTCGAGATGCGCGACGGCAGCATCGTCCGCGTCGACAATCCGTCCAAGATGCCGGAGCCGTCCAAGATCAACGAGGTGCGCGAACCGATCGTCGACGTCAACCTGTACATGCCGCAGGAATACGTCGGCTCGGTGATGACGCTGTGTAACGGCAAGCGCGGCGTGCAGATGGACATGGCCTACCACGGCCGCCAGGTCAAGCTGCACTATGAGATTCCGATGGCCGAGATCGTGCTCGACTTCTTCGACCGCCTGAAATCGACCTCGCGCGGCTATGCCTCGATGGACTACGAGTTCAAGGAAAACCGCGCCGCCGACGTGGTCAAGGTGGACATGCTGATCAACAGCGAAAAGGTCGATGCGCTGGCGATCATCGTGCACCGCGCCAACGCGCCGTACCGCGGGCGCCAGGTGGCCGCCAAGATGCGCGAGCTGATCCCGCGCCAGATGTTCGACGTGGCGATCCAGGCCGCCATCGGCGCGACCATCATCTCGCGCGAAAACGTCAAGGCGCTGCGCAAGAACGTGCTGGCCAAGTGCTATGGCGGCGACGTCTCGCGCAAGAAGAAGCTGCTGGAAAAGCAAAAGGCCGGCAAGAAGCGCATGAAGCAGGTGGGCTCGGTGGAAATCCCGCAGGAAGCCTTCCTCGCCATCCTCCAAGTGGAAGACAAATAACAACATGAATATGCAACTGATCCTCGGGAATTTCGCGCTGATCCTGTTCGTGGCGATGGTGATCACGGGCGTGATCTGGTGCCTGGACGTGTTCGTCCTGGCGAAACAGCGCCGCGCGCGTGCGAATGCCGCCCTGGCCGAGTACGACGCGCGCTACGCCAAGCTGAGCGCCGACGGTATCAAGGCCGACAACAACCATGGCGGCCGCGCCGCGCTGGAAGCGTCGATCCTGCGCCAGCCGACCTGGGTCGAGTACTCGGGCAGCTTCTTCCCGGTGATCGCGCTGGTGTTCGTCCTGCGCTCGTTCCTGTTCGAGCCGTTCAAGATCCCGTCGTCGTCGATGGTGCCGACCCTGCTGGTGGGCGACCTGATCCTGGTGAACAAGTTCGACTACGGCATCCGCCTGCCGGTGCTGAACAAGAAGATCGTCCAGGTCGGCAACCCGCAACGCGGCGACGTCATGGTGTTCAAATACCCGAAGGACATGAGCCAGGACTACATCAAGCGCGTCATCGGCGTACCGGGTGATAAAATCACGTACGAGAACAAGCGCCTGACCGTGAACGGCCAGCCGGTTGCCTACGAGCCGCTGGACGATTACCTCGACGACGAGCACCTGGCGTACAACAAGCAGTTCCTGGAAAAGCTGCCGAACGCGCCGCACCGCATCCTCAACATGGATGCGGTGCGGCCGATCAACCTGGGCGCGGTGGAGGATTTCCCACATCACGAAAGTTGTACCTATTCCTACGATAAATTTACCTGTATCGTACCGGAAGGCAACTATTTCATGATGGGCGATAACCGCGACAACAGTGCAGACAGCCGCTACTGGGGCTTCGTGCCGGACCAGAACATCGTCGGCAAGGCTGTATTCGTTTGGATGAACTTCGGCA
The genomic region above belongs to Massilia forsythiae and contains:
- the fabF gene encoding beta-ketoacyl-ACP synthase II is translated as MSSRNRRVVVTGLGCISPIGNTIAEAWEAALAGKSGIANITKFDASSFSTRFAGEVKNFNVEDYLPGKEGRHMDAFIHYGMAAGIQALQDSGLVVTEDNADRIGVVVGSGIGGLPMIEETKAEYDSRGPRRISPFFVPASIINMISGDLSIKFGLRGPNLAIVTACTTGLHCIGQAARLIEYGDADVMIAGGAESTVSPLGLGGFASARALSARNDDPATASRPWDRDRDGFVLGEGAGVMVLEEYEHAKARGAKIYAEVVGFGMSADANHITAPLEDGSGASRCMVSAMQYAGINPDQVQYVNAHGTSTPVGDAAEVKGIKRTFGDHANKLIVNSTKSMTGHLLGGAGGLESVFTVLAIHNQVSPPTINIFNQDPECDLDFCANTARDLKIDYAVKNSFGFGGTNGTLVFAKI
- the rpoE gene encoding RNA polymerase sigma factor RpoE encodes the protein MTTERECDQLLVERVQAGERRAFDLLVAKYQRRLMRLVSRLVHDPAEAEDVVQETFIKAFRALRHFRGDSAFYTWLYRIGINTAKNFLVTQGRRAPTSTETDAERAEGFDDADSLRDINTPESVLASKQIAYTVNAAMEALPLELRTAIVLREIEGLSYEEISEVMACPIGTVRSRIFRAREVIAEKLRPLLDISAEKRR
- a CDS encoding sigma-E factor negative regulatory protein — encoded protein: MDTNKKNREHISAFGDGEIGAADLELALAALDLPEGRQAWELYHHIGDVLRAQATPDLSSGFGACLAEKLAAEPLPGKRAAAAASGLAAEQTDIAAAGQR
- a CDS encoding Do family serine endopeptidase, producing MTSKTASTILSALLFAGAGLAFSPAALAAPVATGTVAGLPDFADLVDRVGPAVVNIRTTERVRLGQGGAGAGGDEEMQEFLRRFFGGQMAPRGRRGAPQQQQEEEQVQRGVGSGFIISEDGYVLTNAHVVEGADEVTVTLTDRREFKAKVLGADRRSDVALLKVEGRNLPFVRTGDSNKIRVGEWVIAIGSPFNLENTVTAGIISAKQRDTGEYLPLIQSDVAVNPGNSGGPLINMRGEVIGINSQIATLSGAYNGISFAVPIDEVLRVSDQIRKTGKVTRGRLGVQISEVTRDVAESLGLGRARGAEVAMVEPGGPADKAGVKVGDIILKFNGADIEKSTDLPRQVGASAVGSRANVSVWRRGSQIELPVTIVELQEEKSPGARPTPKKPAPEQAPNALGLHVSDLSAAQKRDLKIDAGVMVDAAEGRAASAGIRQGDMVLQMNNVEITGAAQFNGLVARLDPKKPVALLVRRENASQYLVIKPRS
- a CDS encoding glutaredoxin family protein, with product MRDTVAGEGGAAHGGAAAAFTLYSRNWCHLCDDMLAALHAFMARRDRPCTVDVIDIDADPALAARFDELVPVLYGDPAGPEICHYFLDEAALRRHLGLPAGA
- the lepA gene encoding translation elongation factor 4 — protein: MKNIRNFSIIAHIDHGKSTLADRIIQLCGGLSEREMDAQVLDSMDLERERGITIKAQTAALQYKARDGEVYNLNLIDTPGHVDFSYEVSRSLSACEGALLVVDASQGVEAQTVANCYTALDLGVEVVPILNKIDLPHADPDNAKKEIEDVIGIDASDATTCSAKTGLGVEDVLETLIARVPPPEGDPDAPLQALIVDSWYDPYVGVVMLVRVVNGTLRPKDKILLMATESVNLVENIGVFTPRSVSLPELKAGQVGFIIAGIKELTAAKVGDTVTLANKPAPAPLPGFKEVQPQVFAGLFPVEANQYDALRDSLEKLKLNDAALMYEPEVSQALGFGFRCGFLGLLHMEIVQERLEREFDMDLITTAPTVVYEVEMRDGSIVRVDNPSKMPEPSKINEVREPIVDVNLYMPQEYVGSVMTLCNGKRGVQMDMAYHGRQVKLHYEIPMAEIVLDFFDRLKSTSRGYASMDYEFKENRAADVVKVDMLINSEKVDALAIIVHRANAPYRGRQVAAKMRELIPRQMFDVAIQAAIGATIISRENVKALRKNVLAKCYGGDVSRKKKLLEKQKAGKKRMKQVGSVEIPQEAFLAILQVEDK
- the lepB gene encoding signal peptidase I — protein: MNMQLILGNFALILFVAMVITGVIWCLDVFVLAKQRRARANAALAEYDARYAKLSADGIKADNNHGGRAALEASILRQPTWVEYSGSFFPVIALVFVLRSFLFEPFKIPSSSMVPTLLVGDLILVNKFDYGIRLPVLNKKIVQVGNPQRGDVMVFKYPKDMSQDYIKRVIGVPGDKITYENKRLTVNGQPVAYEPLDDYLDDEHLAYNKQFLEKLPNAPHRILNMDAVRPINLGAVEDFPHHESCTYSYDKFTCIVPEGNYFMMGDNRDNSADSRYWGFVPDQNIVGKAVFVWMNFGNLKRIGGIH